A genomic segment from Bubalus bubalis isolate 160015118507 breed Murrah chromosome 5, NDDB_SH_1, whole genome shotgun sequence encodes:
- the CD6 gene encoding T-cell differentiation antigen CD6 isoform X9: protein MAADMALFFVVAGLLTAALSGHPSPTPSDQPSTTRAESQTLEPGERLQVRLVNGSTRCDGTVEVWFRESWQPVCRALWELDASHALCSSLDCGRAHPLELPVLQTPEPPPWAAAGNASWAPNTTGVLAPAVQCSGPEWLSCKVVERDCHSDEWPAQVNCTDKRDLKLVGGGSPCEGRVEMLEHGQWGSVCDDTWDLDDAHVVCRQLGCGWAVQALPGLHFTPGQGRIHWDQVNCTGLETYLWHCPGLPGNGYCGHKEDAGVVCSEHQSWRLTGGTDPCEGQVEVYFRGVWNTVCDSEWYDSEANVLCQDLGCGTVARVPKGLPHSLSGKMFYSCKGKESTLSKCFWRFNNSNLCRQSQAARVLCSGARSLLNLSITEVPASGQPVTVDSSVMVKTKDWESRELMLLIPCIVLGILLLISLVFIAIILLRMKGKYALPAVVNHQHSPTTTPAGMENYQEVPITIAKEDSQRHRFTEEEAQQNRFQMPPLEEDPPSLDPPLHPPRSKSSSSTSSGEMYCNSPNSKRPLWSSQVFSSERNPLLEQPPNLELAGSQATIPAGPSADDSSSTSSGEWYQNYQRPPQPLSAEQFGCPGASGGGSHAPQPDSSSDEEYDDIGAA, encoded by the exons GTCACCCATCTCCGACTCCATCTGACCAGCCCAGCACCACCCGTGCAGAGAGCCAGACCTTGGAGCCAG GGGAGCGACTCCAGGTCCGTCTGGTGAATGGGAGCACCCGCTGCGACGGGACAGTGGAGGTCTGGTTCCGGGAGTCGTGGCAGCCCGTGTGCCGGGCGCTCTGGGAGCTCGATGCCTCCCACGCCCTGTGCAGCTCGCTGGACTGTGGCCGGGCTCACCCGCTGGAACTGCCGGTCCTGCAGACCCCGGAGCCGCCGCCCTGGGCAGCCGCGGGGAACGCCAGCTGGGCCCCGAACACCACAGGGGTCCTGGCCCCTGCCGTCCAGTGCAGCGGCCCCGAATGGCTGAGCTGCAAGGTGGTGGAGCGCGACTGCCACAGCGACGAGTGGCCTGCCCAGGTCAACTGTACAG ATAAACGCGATTTGAAATTGGTGGGTGGTGGCAGCCCATGTGAGGGCCGCGTGGAGATGCTGGAGCACGGCCAGTGGGGTTCGGTGTGTGACGACACATGGGACCTGGACGATGCTCACGTGGTGTGCCGGCAGCTGGGCTGCGGCTGGGCCGTCCAGGCCCTGCCCGGCTTGCACTTCACCCCTGGCCAAGGACGCATCCACTGGGACCAAGTGAACTGCACCGGGTTGGAGACCTACCTGTGGCACTGCCCGGGGCTGCCCGGAAATGGGTACTGTGGCCACAAGGAGGATGCTGGAGTGGTGTGTTCAG AGCACCAGTCCTGGCGCCTGACCGGGGGCACTGACCCCTGTGAGGGGCAGGTGGAGGTGTACTTCCGAGGGGTCTGGAACACAGTGTGTGACAGTGAGTGGTACGACTCAGAGGCCAACGTGCTCTGCCAGGACTTGGGCTGTGGGACCGTGGCCCGGGTGCCCAAGGGGCTGCCCCACTCCTTGTCGGGCAAGATGTTCTACTCATGCAAGGGAAAGGAGTCCACCCTCTCCAAATGCTTCTGGCGGTTCAACAACTCCAACCTCTGCAGACAGTCCCAGGCAGCCAGGGTCCTCTGCTCAG GTGCCCGGAGTCTGCTCAATCTGTCCATTACTGAAGTCCCTGCAAGTGGTCAGCCGGTCACTGTGG ACTCTTCTGTGATGGTGAAAACGAAGGACTGGGAATCTCGAGAGCTAATGCTCCTCATCCCCTGCATCGTTCTGGGAATTCTCCTTCTCATCTCACTTGTTTTCATAGCCATCATCCTCttgagaatgaaaggaaaatacG CCCTCCCCGCTGTGGTAAACCACCAGCACTCACCCACCACCACCCCGGCAGGGATGGAAAACTATCAAGAGGTCCCCATCACCATCGCCAAAGAAG ATTCCCAGCGGCACCGCTTCACAGAGGAGGAGGCCCAGCAGAACAGGTTCCAGATGCcccccctggaggaag ACCCTCCCTCCCTGGACCCTCCTCTACATCCTCCAAGGAGCAAAAGCAGCTCCAGCACATCTTCGGGGGAGATGTACTGTAATAGCCCCAACAGCAAGCGACCTCTGTGGAGCTCTCAAGTGTTTTCATCAGAGAGGAACCCCCTCCTGGAGCAGCCCCCCAACTTGGAGCTGGCTGGCTCCCAGGCAACTATTCCAG CAGGGCCCTCAGCTGATGACAGCTCCAGCACCTCCTCTGGCGAGTGGTACCAGAACTACCAGCGGCCGCCCCAGCCCCTTTCTGCTGAGCAGTTTGGATGTCCAGGTGCCAGTGGCGGCG GGTCCCATGCTCCCCAGCCTGACTCCTCCTCTGATGAAGAATATGATGATATCGGAGCAGCCTAG
- the CD6 gene encoding T-cell differentiation antigen CD6 isoform X8: protein MAADMALFFVVAGLLTAALSGHPSPTPSDQPSTTRAESQTLEPGERLQVRLVNGSTRCDGTVEVWFRESWQPVCRALWELDASHALCSSLDCGRAHPLELPVLQTPEPPPWAAAGNASWAPNTTGVLAPAVQCSGPEWLSCKVVERDCHSDEWPAQVNCTDKRDLKLVGGGSPCEGRVEMLEHGQWGSVCDDTWDLDDAHVVCRQLGCGWAVQALPGLHFTPGQGRIHWDQVNCTGLETYLWHCPGLPGNGYCGHKEDAGVVCSEHQSWRLTGGTDPCEGQVEVYFRGVWNTVCDSEWYDSEANVLCQDLGCGTVARVPKGLPHSLSGKMFYSCKGKESTLSKCFWRFNNSNLCRQSQAARVLCSGARSLLNLSITEVPASGQPVTVDSSVMVKTKDWESRELMLLIPCIVLGILLLISLVFIAIILLRMKGKYGMENYQEVPITIAKEDSQRHRFTEEEAQQNRFQMPPLEEGPGLEEVHASEVPPANLEHCIADPPSLDPPLHPPRSKSSSSTSSGEMYCNSPNSKRPLWSSQVFSSERNPLLEQPPNLELAGSQATIPAGPSADDSSSTSSGEWYQNYQRPPQPLSAEQFGCPGASGGGSHAPQPDSSSDEEYDDIGAA, encoded by the exons GTCACCCATCTCCGACTCCATCTGACCAGCCCAGCACCACCCGTGCAGAGAGCCAGACCTTGGAGCCAG GGGAGCGACTCCAGGTCCGTCTGGTGAATGGGAGCACCCGCTGCGACGGGACAGTGGAGGTCTGGTTCCGGGAGTCGTGGCAGCCCGTGTGCCGGGCGCTCTGGGAGCTCGATGCCTCCCACGCCCTGTGCAGCTCGCTGGACTGTGGCCGGGCTCACCCGCTGGAACTGCCGGTCCTGCAGACCCCGGAGCCGCCGCCCTGGGCAGCCGCGGGGAACGCCAGCTGGGCCCCGAACACCACAGGGGTCCTGGCCCCTGCCGTCCAGTGCAGCGGCCCCGAATGGCTGAGCTGCAAGGTGGTGGAGCGCGACTGCCACAGCGACGAGTGGCCTGCCCAGGTCAACTGTACAG ATAAACGCGATTTGAAATTGGTGGGTGGTGGCAGCCCATGTGAGGGCCGCGTGGAGATGCTGGAGCACGGCCAGTGGGGTTCGGTGTGTGACGACACATGGGACCTGGACGATGCTCACGTGGTGTGCCGGCAGCTGGGCTGCGGCTGGGCCGTCCAGGCCCTGCCCGGCTTGCACTTCACCCCTGGCCAAGGACGCATCCACTGGGACCAAGTGAACTGCACCGGGTTGGAGACCTACCTGTGGCACTGCCCGGGGCTGCCCGGAAATGGGTACTGTGGCCACAAGGAGGATGCTGGAGTGGTGTGTTCAG AGCACCAGTCCTGGCGCCTGACCGGGGGCACTGACCCCTGTGAGGGGCAGGTGGAGGTGTACTTCCGAGGGGTCTGGAACACAGTGTGTGACAGTGAGTGGTACGACTCAGAGGCCAACGTGCTCTGCCAGGACTTGGGCTGTGGGACCGTGGCCCGGGTGCCCAAGGGGCTGCCCCACTCCTTGTCGGGCAAGATGTTCTACTCATGCAAGGGAAAGGAGTCCACCCTCTCCAAATGCTTCTGGCGGTTCAACAACTCCAACCTCTGCAGACAGTCCCAGGCAGCCAGGGTCCTCTGCTCAG GTGCCCGGAGTCTGCTCAATCTGTCCATTACTGAAGTCCCTGCAAGTGGTCAGCCGGTCACTGTGG ACTCTTCTGTGATGGTGAAAACGAAGGACTGGGAATCTCGAGAGCTAATGCTCCTCATCCCCTGCATCGTTCTGGGAATTCTCCTTCTCATCTCACTTGTTTTCATAGCCATCATCCTCttgagaatgaaaggaaaatacG GGATGGAAAACTATCAAGAGGTCCCCATCACCATCGCCAAAGAAG ATTCCCAGCGGCACCGCTTCACAGAGGAGGAGGCCCAGCAGAACAGGTTCCAGATGCcccccctggaggaag GCCCAGGACTGGAAGAGGTGCATGCCTCCGAGGTCCCACCTGCCAACCTTGAACACTGCATTGCAGACCCTCCCTCCCTGGACCCTCCTCTACATCCTCCAAGGAGCAAAAGCAGCTCCAGCACATCTTCGGGGGAGATGTACTGTAATAGCCCCAACAGCAAGCGACCTCTGTGGAGCTCTCAAGTGTTTTCATCAGAGAGGAACCCCCTCCTGGAGCAGCCCCCCAACTTGGAGCTGGCTGGCTCCCAGGCAACTATTCCAG CAGGGCCCTCAGCTGATGACAGCTCCAGCACCTCCTCTGGCGAGTGGTACCAGAACTACCAGCGGCCGCCCCAGCCCCTTTCTGCTGAGCAGTTTGGATGTCCAGGTGCCAGTGGCGGCG GGTCCCATGCTCCCCAGCCTGACTCCTCCTCTGATGAAGAATATGATGATATCGGAGCAGCCTAG
- the CD6 gene encoding T-cell differentiation antigen CD6 isoform X3 — protein MAADMALFFVVAGLLTAALSGHPSPTPSDQPSTTRAESQTLEPGERLQVRLVNGSTRCDGTVEVWFRESWQPVCRALWELDASHALCSSLDCGRAHPLELPVLQTPEPPPWAAAGNASWAPNTTGVLAPAVQCSGPEWLSCKVVERDCHSDEWPAQVNCTDKRDLKLVGGGSPCEGRVEMLEHGQWGSVCDDTWDLDDAHVVCRQLGCGWAVQALPGLHFTPGQGRIHWDQVNCTGLETYLWHCPGLPGNGYCGHKEDAGVVCSEHQSWRLTGGTDPCEGQVEVYFRGVWNTVCDSEWYDSEANVLCQDLGCGTVARVPKGLPHSLSGKMFYSCKGKESTLSKCFWRFNNSNLCRQSQAARVLCSGARSLLNLSITEVPASGQPVTVDSSVMVKTKDWESRELMLLIPCIVLGILLLISLVFIAIILLRMKGKYALPAVVNHQHSPTTTPAGMENYQEVPITIAKEVPKLPIQVQAPPPEDSNSSSDSDYEHYDFRTQPPVALTTFYNSQRHRFTEEEAQQNRFQMPPLEEGPGLEEVHASEVPPANLEHCIADPPSLDPPLHPPRSKSSSSTSSGEMYCNSPNSKRPLWSSQVFSSERNPLLEQPPNLELAGSQATIPAGPSADDSSSTSSGEWYQNYQRPPQPLSAEQFGCPGSHAPQPDSSSDEEYDDIGAA, from the exons GTCACCCATCTCCGACTCCATCTGACCAGCCCAGCACCACCCGTGCAGAGAGCCAGACCTTGGAGCCAG GGGAGCGACTCCAGGTCCGTCTGGTGAATGGGAGCACCCGCTGCGACGGGACAGTGGAGGTCTGGTTCCGGGAGTCGTGGCAGCCCGTGTGCCGGGCGCTCTGGGAGCTCGATGCCTCCCACGCCCTGTGCAGCTCGCTGGACTGTGGCCGGGCTCACCCGCTGGAACTGCCGGTCCTGCAGACCCCGGAGCCGCCGCCCTGGGCAGCCGCGGGGAACGCCAGCTGGGCCCCGAACACCACAGGGGTCCTGGCCCCTGCCGTCCAGTGCAGCGGCCCCGAATGGCTGAGCTGCAAGGTGGTGGAGCGCGACTGCCACAGCGACGAGTGGCCTGCCCAGGTCAACTGTACAG ATAAACGCGATTTGAAATTGGTGGGTGGTGGCAGCCCATGTGAGGGCCGCGTGGAGATGCTGGAGCACGGCCAGTGGGGTTCGGTGTGTGACGACACATGGGACCTGGACGATGCTCACGTGGTGTGCCGGCAGCTGGGCTGCGGCTGGGCCGTCCAGGCCCTGCCCGGCTTGCACTTCACCCCTGGCCAAGGACGCATCCACTGGGACCAAGTGAACTGCACCGGGTTGGAGACCTACCTGTGGCACTGCCCGGGGCTGCCCGGAAATGGGTACTGTGGCCACAAGGAGGATGCTGGAGTGGTGTGTTCAG AGCACCAGTCCTGGCGCCTGACCGGGGGCACTGACCCCTGTGAGGGGCAGGTGGAGGTGTACTTCCGAGGGGTCTGGAACACAGTGTGTGACAGTGAGTGGTACGACTCAGAGGCCAACGTGCTCTGCCAGGACTTGGGCTGTGGGACCGTGGCCCGGGTGCCCAAGGGGCTGCCCCACTCCTTGTCGGGCAAGATGTTCTACTCATGCAAGGGAAAGGAGTCCACCCTCTCCAAATGCTTCTGGCGGTTCAACAACTCCAACCTCTGCAGACAGTCCCAGGCAGCCAGGGTCCTCTGCTCAG GTGCCCGGAGTCTGCTCAATCTGTCCATTACTGAAGTCCCTGCAAGTGGTCAGCCGGTCACTGTGG ACTCTTCTGTGATGGTGAAAACGAAGGACTGGGAATCTCGAGAGCTAATGCTCCTCATCCCCTGCATCGTTCTGGGAATTCTCCTTCTCATCTCACTTGTTTTCATAGCCATCATCCTCttgagaatgaaaggaaaatacG CCCTCCCCGCTGTGGTAAACCACCAGCACTCACCCACCACCACCCCGGCAGGGATGGAAAACTATCAAGAGGTCCCCATCACCATCGCCAAAGAAG TTCCCAAGCTGCCCATCCAggtccaggccccgccccccgAAGACTCGAATTCCAGCTCGGACTCAGACTATGAGCACTATGACTTCAGAACCCAGCCTCCTGTGGCCCTGACCACCTTCTACA ATTCCCAGCGGCACCGCTTCACAGAGGAGGAGGCCCAGCAGAACAGGTTCCAGATGCcccccctggaggaag GCCCAGGACTGGAAGAGGTGCATGCCTCCGAGGTCCCACCTGCCAACCTTGAACACTGCATTGCAGACCCTCCCTCCCTGGACCCTCCTCTACATCCTCCAAGGAGCAAAAGCAGCTCCAGCACATCTTCGGGGGAGATGTACTGTAATAGCCCCAACAGCAAGCGACCTCTGTGGAGCTCTCAAGTGTTTTCATCAGAGAGGAACCCCCTCCTGGAGCAGCCCCCCAACTTGGAGCTGGCTGGCTCCCAGGCAACTATTCCAG CAGGGCCCTCAGCTGATGACAGCTCCAGCACCTCCTCTGGCGAGTGGTACCAGAACTACCAGCGGCCGCCCCAGCCCCTTTCTGCTGAGCAGTTTGGATGTCCAG GGTCCCATGCTCCCCAGCCTGACTCCTCCTCTGATGAAGAATATGATGATATCGGAGCAGCCTAG
- the CD6 gene encoding T-cell differentiation antigen CD6 isoform X4, whose product MAADMALFFVVAGLLTAALSGHPSPTPSDQPSTTRAESQTLEPGERLQVRLVNGSTRCDGTVEVWFRESWQPVCRALWELDASHALCSSLDCGRAHPLELPVLQTPEPPPWAAAGNASWAPNTTGVLAPAVQCSGPEWLSCKVVERDCHSDEWPAQVNCTDKRDLKLVGGGSPCEGRVEMLEHGQWGSVCDDTWDLDDAHVVCRQLGCGWAVQALPGLHFTPGQGRIHWDQVNCTGLETYLWHCPGLPGNGYCGHKEDAGVVCSEHQSWRLTGGTDPCEGQVEVYFRGVWNTVCDSEWYDSEANVLCQDLGCGTVARVPKGLPHSLSGKMFYSCKGKESTLSKCFWRFNNSNLCRQSQAARVLCSGARSLLNLSITEVPASGQPVTVDSSVMVKTKDWESRELMLLIPCIVLGILLLISLVFIAIILLRMKGKYALPAVVNHQHSPTTTPAGMENYQEVPITIAKEVPKLPIQVQAPPPEDSNSSSDSDYEHYDFRTQPPVALTTFYNSQRHRFTEEEAQQNRFQMPPLEEGPGLEEVHASEVPPANLEHCIADPPSLDPPLHPPRSKSSSSTSSGEMYCNSPNSKRPLWSSQVFSSERNPLLEQPPNLELAGSQATIPGPSADDSSSTSSGEWYQNYQRPPQPLSAEQFGCPGSHAPQPDSSSDEEYDDIGAA is encoded by the exons GTCACCCATCTCCGACTCCATCTGACCAGCCCAGCACCACCCGTGCAGAGAGCCAGACCTTGGAGCCAG GGGAGCGACTCCAGGTCCGTCTGGTGAATGGGAGCACCCGCTGCGACGGGACAGTGGAGGTCTGGTTCCGGGAGTCGTGGCAGCCCGTGTGCCGGGCGCTCTGGGAGCTCGATGCCTCCCACGCCCTGTGCAGCTCGCTGGACTGTGGCCGGGCTCACCCGCTGGAACTGCCGGTCCTGCAGACCCCGGAGCCGCCGCCCTGGGCAGCCGCGGGGAACGCCAGCTGGGCCCCGAACACCACAGGGGTCCTGGCCCCTGCCGTCCAGTGCAGCGGCCCCGAATGGCTGAGCTGCAAGGTGGTGGAGCGCGACTGCCACAGCGACGAGTGGCCTGCCCAGGTCAACTGTACAG ATAAACGCGATTTGAAATTGGTGGGTGGTGGCAGCCCATGTGAGGGCCGCGTGGAGATGCTGGAGCACGGCCAGTGGGGTTCGGTGTGTGACGACACATGGGACCTGGACGATGCTCACGTGGTGTGCCGGCAGCTGGGCTGCGGCTGGGCCGTCCAGGCCCTGCCCGGCTTGCACTTCACCCCTGGCCAAGGACGCATCCACTGGGACCAAGTGAACTGCACCGGGTTGGAGACCTACCTGTGGCACTGCCCGGGGCTGCCCGGAAATGGGTACTGTGGCCACAAGGAGGATGCTGGAGTGGTGTGTTCAG AGCACCAGTCCTGGCGCCTGACCGGGGGCACTGACCCCTGTGAGGGGCAGGTGGAGGTGTACTTCCGAGGGGTCTGGAACACAGTGTGTGACAGTGAGTGGTACGACTCAGAGGCCAACGTGCTCTGCCAGGACTTGGGCTGTGGGACCGTGGCCCGGGTGCCCAAGGGGCTGCCCCACTCCTTGTCGGGCAAGATGTTCTACTCATGCAAGGGAAAGGAGTCCACCCTCTCCAAATGCTTCTGGCGGTTCAACAACTCCAACCTCTGCAGACAGTCCCAGGCAGCCAGGGTCCTCTGCTCAG GTGCCCGGAGTCTGCTCAATCTGTCCATTACTGAAGTCCCTGCAAGTGGTCAGCCGGTCACTGTGG ACTCTTCTGTGATGGTGAAAACGAAGGACTGGGAATCTCGAGAGCTAATGCTCCTCATCCCCTGCATCGTTCTGGGAATTCTCCTTCTCATCTCACTTGTTTTCATAGCCATCATCCTCttgagaatgaaaggaaaatacG CCCTCCCCGCTGTGGTAAACCACCAGCACTCACCCACCACCACCCCGGCAGGGATGGAAAACTATCAAGAGGTCCCCATCACCATCGCCAAAGAAG TTCCCAAGCTGCCCATCCAggtccaggccccgccccccgAAGACTCGAATTCCAGCTCGGACTCAGACTATGAGCACTATGACTTCAGAACCCAGCCTCCTGTGGCCCTGACCACCTTCTACA ATTCCCAGCGGCACCGCTTCACAGAGGAGGAGGCCCAGCAGAACAGGTTCCAGATGCcccccctggaggaag GCCCAGGACTGGAAGAGGTGCATGCCTCCGAGGTCCCACCTGCCAACCTTGAACACTGCATTGCAGACCCTCCCTCCCTGGACCCTCCTCTACATCCTCCAAGGAGCAAAAGCAGCTCCAGCACATCTTCGGGGGAGATGTACTGTAATAGCCCCAACAGCAAGCGACCTCTGTGGAGCTCTCAAGTGTTTTCATCAGAGAGGAACCCCCTCCTGGAGCAGCCCCCCAACTTGGAGCTGGCTGGCTCCCAGGCAACTATTCCAG GGCCCTCAGCTGATGACAGCTCCAGCACCTCCTCTGGCGAGTGGTACCAGAACTACCAGCGGCCGCCCCAGCCCCTTTCTGCTGAGCAGTTTGGATGTCCAG GGTCCCATGCTCCCCAGCCTGACTCCTCCTCTGATGAAGAATATGATGATATCGGAGCAGCCTAG
- the CD6 gene encoding T-cell differentiation antigen CD6 isoform X6, which produces MAADMALFFVVAGLLTAALSGHPSPTPSDQPSTTRAESQTLEPGERLQVRLVNGSTRCDGTVEVWFRESWQPVCRALWELDASHALCSSLDCGRAHPLELPVLQTPEPPPWAAAGNASWAPNTTGVLAPAVQCSGPEWLSCKVVERDCHSDEWPAQVNCTDKRDLKLVGGGSPCEGRVEMLEHGQWGSVCDDTWDLDDAHVVCRQLGCGWAVQALPGLHFTPGQGRIHWDQVNCTGLETYLWHCPGLPGNGYCGHKEDAGVVCSEHQSWRLTGGTDPCEGQVEVYFRGVWNTVCDSEWYDSEANVLCQDLGCGTVARVPKGLPHSLSGKMFYSCKGKESTLSKCFWRFNNSNLCRQSQAARVLCSGARSLLNLSITEVPASGQPVTVDSSVMVKTKDWESRELMLLIPCIVLGILLLISLVFIAIILLRMKGKYALPAVVNHQHSPTTTPAGMENYQEVPITIAKEVPKLPIQVQAPPPEDSNSSSDSDYEHYDFRTQPPVALTTFYNSQRHRFTEEEAQQNRFQMPPLEEDPPSLDPPLHPPRSKSSSSTSSGEMYCNSPNSKRPLWSSQVFSSERNPLLEQPPNLELAGSQATIPAGPSADDSSSTSSGEWYQNYQRPPQPLSAEQFGCPGASGGGSHAPQPDSSSDEEYDDIGAA; this is translated from the exons GTCACCCATCTCCGACTCCATCTGACCAGCCCAGCACCACCCGTGCAGAGAGCCAGACCTTGGAGCCAG GGGAGCGACTCCAGGTCCGTCTGGTGAATGGGAGCACCCGCTGCGACGGGACAGTGGAGGTCTGGTTCCGGGAGTCGTGGCAGCCCGTGTGCCGGGCGCTCTGGGAGCTCGATGCCTCCCACGCCCTGTGCAGCTCGCTGGACTGTGGCCGGGCTCACCCGCTGGAACTGCCGGTCCTGCAGACCCCGGAGCCGCCGCCCTGGGCAGCCGCGGGGAACGCCAGCTGGGCCCCGAACACCACAGGGGTCCTGGCCCCTGCCGTCCAGTGCAGCGGCCCCGAATGGCTGAGCTGCAAGGTGGTGGAGCGCGACTGCCACAGCGACGAGTGGCCTGCCCAGGTCAACTGTACAG ATAAACGCGATTTGAAATTGGTGGGTGGTGGCAGCCCATGTGAGGGCCGCGTGGAGATGCTGGAGCACGGCCAGTGGGGTTCGGTGTGTGACGACACATGGGACCTGGACGATGCTCACGTGGTGTGCCGGCAGCTGGGCTGCGGCTGGGCCGTCCAGGCCCTGCCCGGCTTGCACTTCACCCCTGGCCAAGGACGCATCCACTGGGACCAAGTGAACTGCACCGGGTTGGAGACCTACCTGTGGCACTGCCCGGGGCTGCCCGGAAATGGGTACTGTGGCCACAAGGAGGATGCTGGAGTGGTGTGTTCAG AGCACCAGTCCTGGCGCCTGACCGGGGGCACTGACCCCTGTGAGGGGCAGGTGGAGGTGTACTTCCGAGGGGTCTGGAACACAGTGTGTGACAGTGAGTGGTACGACTCAGAGGCCAACGTGCTCTGCCAGGACTTGGGCTGTGGGACCGTGGCCCGGGTGCCCAAGGGGCTGCCCCACTCCTTGTCGGGCAAGATGTTCTACTCATGCAAGGGAAAGGAGTCCACCCTCTCCAAATGCTTCTGGCGGTTCAACAACTCCAACCTCTGCAGACAGTCCCAGGCAGCCAGGGTCCTCTGCTCAG GTGCCCGGAGTCTGCTCAATCTGTCCATTACTGAAGTCCCTGCAAGTGGTCAGCCGGTCACTGTGG ACTCTTCTGTGATGGTGAAAACGAAGGACTGGGAATCTCGAGAGCTAATGCTCCTCATCCCCTGCATCGTTCTGGGAATTCTCCTTCTCATCTCACTTGTTTTCATAGCCATCATCCTCttgagaatgaaaggaaaatacG CCCTCCCCGCTGTGGTAAACCACCAGCACTCACCCACCACCACCCCGGCAGGGATGGAAAACTATCAAGAGGTCCCCATCACCATCGCCAAAGAAG TTCCCAAGCTGCCCATCCAggtccaggccccgccccccgAAGACTCGAATTCCAGCTCGGACTCAGACTATGAGCACTATGACTTCAGAACCCAGCCTCCTGTGGCCCTGACCACCTTCTACA ATTCCCAGCGGCACCGCTTCACAGAGGAGGAGGCCCAGCAGAACAGGTTCCAGATGCcccccctggaggaag ACCCTCCCTCCCTGGACCCTCCTCTACATCCTCCAAGGAGCAAAAGCAGCTCCAGCACATCTTCGGGGGAGATGTACTGTAATAGCCCCAACAGCAAGCGACCTCTGTGGAGCTCTCAAGTGTTTTCATCAGAGAGGAACCCCCTCCTGGAGCAGCCCCCCAACTTGGAGCTGGCTGGCTCCCAGGCAACTATTCCAG CAGGGCCCTCAGCTGATGACAGCTCCAGCACCTCCTCTGGCGAGTGGTACCAGAACTACCAGCGGCCGCCCCAGCCCCTTTCTGCTGAGCAGTTTGGATGTCCAGGTGCCAGTGGCGGCG GGTCCCATGCTCCCCAGCCTGACTCCTCCTCTGATGAAGAATATGATGATATCGGAGCAGCCTAG